CATGTACTTTATGAGTAAAATCTTCAAGTTGTTTTACTGTTGGGTTTTTATCTTCTTTTACCCAACTTTCGACATTGGGGTTTTGTGCATAGAATTCTTCAATGCTGTTGCCATTTCTGACGATAGCCCATTCTATAATATTTTTATTGATATTTTCAACCCTAGTACTCATGATACAAATCTAATTGTTTTTTTCAAATATCAAGTATTGTCGGTAATAATATTGTACAACTATTACCTTCTCGCCTCGAAATTCATCACCGCTTGACGTACACTTTTGTGTTCTAACAATAAGGCAGATGCTTGCTCGTAAGTAACCGGAATTTCGTCCATGATCATCTTTACGCCGCGGTCAACCAGTTTGCTATTGCTGAGTTGCATGTCAACCATTTTGTTGCCTTTTACTTTTCCTAACTGAATCATGGTAGCAGTCGATATCATGTTGAGTACTAGTTTTTGTGCCGTTCCAGCTTTCATGCGGGAACTTCCGGTTACAAATTCTGGACCTACAATTACTTCAATTGGGAATTTAGACGTTTGTGACAACGGACTTCCAGCATTACAAGAAATACTTCCTGTGGTTATGTTGTTCTCATTACACGCCTGTAAACCAGCAATTACATAAGGTGTGGTTCCCGAAGCTGCAATTCCTATAACGACATCTTTTTCATTTATTGCAAAAGCTTGTAAGTCAAGCCAAGCTTGAGTTGGGTTGTCTTCGGCATTTTCAACAGCTTTACGAATGGCTGCGTCACCACCAGCAATAATCCCTACAACTAAATCAAAGGAAACACCAAAGGTAGGTGGACATTCTGAGGCATCAACAATTCCTAATCTTCCAGAGGTTCCAGCACCTATGTAAAATAAGCGACCGCCTAATTTCATTTTAGTGACAATTGCAGTTACTAAATTTTCAATTTGGGGCAATGCTTTTTCAACAGCAAGTGGCACTGTTTTGTCTTCTTGATTGATATTTGACAACAATTCCTGAACCGACATTTTTTCTAAATGTTCGTATTTTGAAGATTGTTCGGTGGTTTTTGTGAATTCCATGTATTGCTAAATTTGTGTTTCTAAAGCACTAAATTTTCTATATATTCGGGTCGCGGGTGAGGGATAAAAGCGGAAATCCTTTTTATCATGTAGCGGTAGCGAAATGAAAAAAGATTGCAGCGGATAGCCCGACCGCCTTTTTCTGGCGGGCACGCCCACCTTGTAAATTTATAAAAAATATGCCAATGCAATACCAATTACAATCATTGAAACTTTAGCAATGTTGAACTTGTGTCCTTCGCTGCTTTCAAAAATTATGGTAGATGATATGTGAAACAATATTCCTATGACAATGGCTGTAATTTCTGTGTAATATGTGTTTAAGATGGGTAAATAATCAGATAATATGGTACCGAGTGGTGTCATGATTGAAAAAGTGATCATGAAGAAAAAGATTGCTTTTTTATTAAGACTTGCATTTATAAAAAAAGTAGTCAAGATAATGGCTATAGGCAAGTGATGTATGGCTATTCCTATGGCTAAATCTTGGTGATGGCTCACGGGGAAACCTTCTAGAAATGCATGAATACAAAGACTTATGAACAACAACCATGGGATTTGTGTTATTGCTTCATGTCCGTGTACGTGACCATGCTCTGCACCTTTAGAGAAAAACTCTAATATGATTTGGAACAATATTCCTAGCATAATGAATATGCCAATGGTTGTTGTGTTACTCTTGTAAATTTCTGGTAATAAATGCATTACTGTCAAGGACAGTAAAAAAGATCCGCTGAAGGCTAAGAGTAATTTTAGATTAGTCTTATTCTTAGGTCTAATAATTAATGCAACACCGTATCCTAAAATTACAGAGAGTAATGGTAAGAGGTAATTCATTTATTTAAAAATCATGATTAAGCGTTCACTTTCTGTTTTATGGAATTTTTTTAATTTATAATCCCCAAAGGTATCTAGGAGATAAATTCCGGCTTGCTCCATTAATTCTTCAAAATCTTTCAGCGTTAATGCTTTTACTTTTTCGGTGAAATGGTATTTTTGACCTTTATCTTCAAAGTCAATTTCTTTGTAAATATGGCCTTCTTTTAAATATCGGGTAATGTGAAAATCAATACCATCAACGGTTTTAGTTTCTGTAGGGACTAGTGTTTCTATGACATTAGGTACATTCATAAAATCAATTACTGCAAAACCGTATTCTGACAAGCTTTCTTTGATGGCTATAAGCGTTGTTAGGTTGTCTTCGTCACTTTCAAAATAACCAAAACTGGTAAACAAATTAAATATGGCATCAAATTTTTCTTCAAATGGTTCACGCATGTCATGAACTTTGAATTGTAATTTTTCATTAGCATTTTTATTCGCTTCGGCGATACTGTTTTCAGATAAATCGGCTCCAAGAACGGTAAAACCCAATTGGTTTAAATATATAGAATGACGGCCTTTGCCGCAGGCTAAATCAAGAACTTTGGCATTTTCTGGTAAATTGAGATAATGCGTAAGGTTGTCCATAAAAACTTGAGCTTCCCTGTAATTTCTATCCTTGTATAAAATGTGATAATAAGGTGTATCAAACCAAGAGGTATACCAGTTTTCAGTTGATTTGGGTTGATTTTCAAGGGATGTATTTTGAGATGCAGACATTTATTCTTTTTCAATTAATTCGATTGATGCAAATTTAGTGTATTTTTGCCGAATATAACGATAACAATTTACCCTTTAGGGGGCAAAGAGGGCAAATGGAAAATAATTATAAAATGATTGCCAAAACCTTTTTTGGTTTTGAAGAAATACTGGCAAAAGAATTACAAAACCTAGGCGCACAAAATGTAGAGCAAGGGGTACGAATGGTTAGTTTTAAAGGTGATAAAGGGTTTATGTACAAGGCTAATTTATCTTTGCGTACAGCTTTAAAAATTTTAAAACCTATTTATTTTTTTAAGGCCAATAATGAACAAGGATTATACAAAGGTATTGCGGGAGTAAACTGGTCCAAATTATTGAATGCGAACCAGACTTTTGTTATAGATACCACAGTACATTCAGAATATTTTAATCACTCTGAATTTGTTTCTCAAAAATGTAAAGATGCCATTGTAGATCAGTTTAGAGAAAGAACAGGTCAACGACCAAGTATTGATAAGGTACATCCTGATTTAAGAATTAATATTCATATTGATAAAGACCAAGTCTCTGTAGCGCTAGACACATCTGGAAATGCATTGAACCAGCGTGGATATAGAACTGCAACAAATATTGCACCTATAAACGAGGTTTTGGCAGCCGGAATTTTGTTGCTTTCGGGTTGGGATGGTCAAACAGATTTTTTAGACCCAATGTGTGGATCAGGTACTTTCTTAGCCGAAGCAGCTATGATTGCATGTAATATTCCAGCTAATATCAACCGTAAACAATTTGCATTCGAAAAATGGAACGATTGGGATAATGATTTGTT
This portion of the Flavobacterium sp. CECT 9288 genome encodes:
- a CDS encoding class I SAM-dependent RNA methyltransferase — protein: MENNYKMIAKTFFGFEEILAKELQNLGAQNVEQGVRMVSFKGDKGFMYKANLSLRTALKILKPIYFFKANNEQGLYKGIAGVNWSKLLNANQTFVIDTTVHSEYFNHSEFVSQKCKDAIVDQFRERTGQRPSIDKVHPDLRINIHIDKDQVSVALDTSGNALNQRGYRTATNIAPINEVLAAGILLLSGWDGQTDFLDPMCGSGTFLAEAAMIACNIPANINRKQFAFEKWNDWDNDLFDAITDSLLKRVREFHYTIKGYDKAPSAVQKAKDNIKNANLDEYISIEDKNFFDTEKSSEGKLHIVFNPPYDERLDIHMEEFYKNVGDTLKKNYPGTNAWMITANLEALKHVGLKPSRKIKLFNAGLEARLVKYEMYEGSKRTKFSSSVRSEDSGQEKTGAE
- the murQ gene encoding N-acetylmuramic acid 6-phosphate etherase is translated as MEFTKTTEQSSKYEHLEKMSVQELLSNINQEDKTVPLAVEKALPQIENLVTAIVTKMKLGGRLFYIGAGTSGRLGIVDASECPPTFGVSFDLVVGIIAGGDAAIRKAVENAEDNPTQAWLDLQAFAINEKDVVIGIAASGTTPYVIAGLQACNENNITTGSISCNAGSPLSQTSKFPIEVIVGPEFVTGSSRMKAGTAQKLVLNMISTATMIQLGKVKGNKMVDMQLSNSKLVDRGVKMIMDEIPVTYEQASALLLEHKSVRQAVMNFEARR
- a CDS encoding ZIP family metal transporter — its product is MNYLLPLLSVILGYGVALIIRPKNKTNLKLLLAFSGSFLLSLTVMHLLPEIYKSNTTTIGIFIMLGILFQIILEFFSKGAEHGHVHGHEAITQIPWLLFISLCIHAFLEGFPVSHHQDLAIGIAIHHLPIAIILTTFFINASLNKKAIFFFMITFSIMTPLGTILSDYLPILNTYYTEITAIVIGILFHISSTIIFESSEGHKFNIAKVSMIVIGIALAYFL
- a CDS encoding cyclopropane-fatty-acyl-phospholipid synthase family protein, coding for MSASQNTSLENQPKSTENWYTSWFDTPYYHILYKDRNYREAQVFMDNLTHYLNLPENAKVLDLACGKGRHSIYLNQLGFTVLGADLSENSIAEANKNANEKLQFKVHDMREPFEEKFDAIFNLFTSFGYFESDEDNLTTLIAIKESLSEYGFAVIDFMNVPNVIETLVPTETKTVDGIDFHITRYLKEGHIYKEIDFEDKGQKYHFTEKVKALTLKDFEELMEQAGIYLLDTFGDYKLKKFHKTESERLIMIFK